From a region of the Drosophila gunungcola strain Sukarami chromosome X unlocalized genomic scaffold, Dgunungcola_SK_2 000039F, whole genome shotgun sequence genome:
- the LOC128260766 gene encoding uncharacterized protein LOC128260766 — translation MKYWLYILFCCSLVTNTMGSDLDTELVDALAHVMVNSQMGTFKTVYIHTHSSVRSTGGHLEELLTQLLVTLPTTLQARRLFLQQSMEYKPHAHAVLALVDDFPALSAIYERIRATQDLSYTLVYMSLPTDAYGEEIQLTLRLLWRLSVLNVGVVVRPPGGQLLMVSYFPFSATHGCQVISANVVNRYQWPERQWVSQDYFPAKLGNFYGCLLTCATWEDMPYLVWRRDGSGSFVGIEGALLQFMADNLNFSVGLYWMNKEEVLSTFDESGRIFDEIFGHHADFSLGGFHFKPSAGSEIPYSQSTYYFMSHIMLVTNLQSAYSAYEKLAFPFDPLLWRAICLVLILACLLLLMVDRWWRGHELPRNSYYELFVLTMGGNLEDRLLPRGTCGRLVLLTWLFATLVLRGGYQSGMYQLLRQDTQRNPPQTIAEVLAQRFTIHLAAVNEARILASLPELRPEQLVHLEGSELQSFPALAQQSGSAARVAILTPYEYFGYFRRVHAMSRKLHLVRERIYTQQLAFYVRRYSHLVGVLDKQIQHAHSHGFLEHWTRRYVSAVDATDEGAARMATTAYSTLDGIDGDPRLTEAEEQPVAPGRRNVLSMRELAALFWLILWANLGAVLVFFAEVLLPRIKRGKRITQIPTRITNLSNSE, via the exons ATGAAGTACTGGTTATACATACTGTTTTGCTGCTCCTTGGTGACCAACACAATGGGTTCCGACTTGGATACGGAATTGGTGGATGCACTGGCTCACGTAATGGTTAACTCGCAGATGGGAACTTTCAAGACCGTGTATATCCATACCCACTCAAGTGTCCGGTCAACTGGTGGCCATTTGGAGGAGCTGCTCACCCAGTTGCTGGTGACTTTGCCGACCACTTTGCAGGCGAGGAGGCTGTTCCTCCAGCAATCCATGGAGTACAAGCCTCATGCACACGCTGTCCTGGCATTGGTGGATGATTTTCCAGCTCTTTCGGCCATTTACGAACGCATTCGAGCCACCCAGGATTTATCCTACACTCTGGTTTACATGTCCCTGCCCACGGATGCGTATGGTGAGGAGATTCAGTTGACCCTGCGGCTTCTCTGGCGCCTTAGTGTGCTGAATGTGGGCGTGGTCGTGCGTCCTCCAGGCGGTCAGCTCCTCATGGTCAGCTACTTTCCGTTCAGCGCCACCCATGGGTGCCAAGTGATCTCGGCCAATGTGGTGAATCGCTACCAATGGCCGGAGAGGCAATGGGTTAGCCAGGATTATTTTCCCGCCAAGTTGGGCAACTTCTATGGCTGTCTACTCACCTGTGCCACCTGGGAGGACATGCCCTATTTGGTTTGGCGGCGCGACGGCAGCGGATCCTTCGTCGGCATCGAGGGTGCCCTGCTCCAGTTCATGGCCGACAATCTGAACTTTAGCGTGGGTCTCTATTGGATGAACAAGGAGGAGGTGCTGTCCACTTTCGACGAGTCGGGCAGGATTTTCGACGAG ATCTTTGGCCACCATGCCGACTTCTCCCTGGGTGGCTTCCATTTCAAACCAAGTGCTGGCAGTGAGATTCCCTACTCGCAGTCCACCTACTACTTTATGAGCCACATCATGCTGGTGACCAATCTGCAGAGTGCCTACTCCGCCTACGAAAAGCTGGCCTTTCCCTTCGATCCCCTCCTGTGGCGAGCCATTTGCCTGGTCCTGATCCTGGCCTGCCTGCTCCTCCTGATGGTGGATCGATGGTGGCGTGGCCACGAGTTGCCCCGAAATTCGTACTACGAGCTGTTTGTGCTGACCATGGGTGGCAATCTGGAGGATCGATTGCTGCCGCGTGGGACTTGTGGACGCCTGGTGCTGCTCACCTGGTTGTTCGCCACCTTGGTGCTGCGGGGTGGCTACCAGTCGGGGATGTACCAGCTGCTGCGCCAGGACACCCAAAGGAATCCGCCACAGACGATCGCCGAGGTGCTGGCCCAGCGATTCACCATTCACCTGGCCGCGGTGAATGAGGCCAGGATTCTGGCCAGTCTGCCGGAGCTGCGACCCGAGCAGCTGGTACATCTCGAGGGCAGCGAGTTGCAATCCTTTCCAGCCCTGGCCCAGCAGAGTGGCTCCGCGGCGCGGGTGGCCATCCTGACCCCCTACGAGTACTTCGGCTACTTCAGGAGGGTGCATGCGATGAGCAGGAAACTGCACTTGGTGCGGGAACGCATCTACACCCAGCAGTTGGCCTTCTATGTGCGACGATACTCGCATCTGGTGGGTGTCCTGGACAAGCAGATCCAGCATGCCCATTCCCATGGCTTCCTGGAGCACTGGACGCGGCGGTATGTGAGTGCCGTGGACGCGACGGACGAGGGTGCGGCCAGGATGGCCACCACGGCGTACAGCACCCTGGACGGCATCGATGGCGATCCCCGGCTGAcggaggcggaggagcagCCGGTGGCCCCCGGTCGCCGCAATGTGCTCTCCATGCGCGAACTGGCCGCCCTCTTTTGGCTCATCCTCTGGGCGAATCTCGGTGCGGTGCTGGTCTTCTTCGCGGAAGTGCTGCTACCCAGAATAAAACGTGGCAAAAGGATAACACAAATACCCACAAGGATAACAAATTTATCAAATAGTGAATGA